CCCCAGCCACTCCCACAGAAGCGTCAGCCGTTCGGCGACAGCTCGGCCAAACGCCTCAGCGCACAGGGCCAGGACGGAGGCGCGGTCTTCCTCCCCGCAGGGCTTGATGGATTCCACAAAGGCATGGGGGAGAACGAGCACGGCAGTCCCATCAGAACCGCACGCCATGCGCTTCCAGGATCTTCCTGAGATCCGCTATACAGCCTATCCCCACCACCTCCTCGGTCGTCATCTCTGTATCGAAGACGGTTTCGAGGTGCGCCACGAGGAGGAGATGGTTCAGGGAGTCCCATGACGGGACTGTCTTTGGCGAGGATTCGTCGTTGATCTGCTCCGGAGCTACCTTCAGGACCTCGGCCACGGCCTCTCTGAAGCGCCGGTCCATCTCATCCATCACGGCTCCAGCTTGACCCAGGGCGGCACAGGTGGGAGCGGGCGTTGCAGGGGAAGCCGGAACCGGAGCCCCCCTGCCTCCACCGGCTCAAACCCCTGCTGCGGGTAGAAGGCCGCCGCGGGCGCGTTCTTGGCGGTGGGCACAAAGGTCCCCTCCACGGCCTCAGCGCCACCCCTGCGCGCCTCCTCGAGCGCGACCGCGAGCAGGGTCTGCTCCACACCCCGACCGAGTACCCGGCAGCTCATCCAGAAGCCCAGGATCTCCCATGCCCGGCCGCGAGGCGCCAGCAGGCAGAGGCCGACGAGTCCGTTCTCTCCGAACCGATCACGGAGCCAGAGGCCCAGTCCCCGCGAACCGTCCCCCAGCACCCTCCTCAGGTCCGCCTCCGCATAGCGCCCTCCCGTGAGATTGAACTGGTTCGTCCGGAGGGTAAGCTGGCTGGCCCGAGGGAAGTCTGATGCTGTCAGATCGGCGACCCGCGCGCGCATCTCCAGGCGAGCCAGGTATTCCTCCAGGGTCGCCGCCTCTCCGCGAAGATGTGCCCGCTCCCGCTCTGCGTGATAGAACGCCGCACGACCCCGGTCCTCCTCCGTCATGCCCAGGCTCTCCAGCTCATCCAGCTCCTGAAGCGCGCGCGGATACCGGGCCGGGTCGGAGGGCCACTCAGGGGTCAGGACCTCTGGGAGCCGCAGGCGCATGGCCAGCCGTTCAGCGGGATCGTCATCGATGAAGATGAGGCTATCAAGGCCGAGCCGCAGTTCAGTCGCCAGCTCCCGCATGTTGGAGACTTTGTCCTGCCAGTTGATCCGGATCCCGGCGAATTGCTCCTCCCGCAGCACCATGTGCGGGTGCTCGCGGATGGCCTCCATCGCATCGGCCATGTTGTTCCGGCTGTTGATGGCGAGGAGCACCCCCTGCTGGGACAGGTTCGCCAGCGCCTGCTGGAACGCCAGGAACGCGTTGCCGGGAGGCACCGGCCCCAAGGCCAGTCCCCCCACGCCGACCTCCCCCACGACGCCGCCCCAGAGGGTGTTGTCGAGATCCAGGACGATACACTTCCGCACCAGGCCACACAAAGGCTTCAGGTACCGAAGGTGCTCGCGCGCCAGCAGGTTGAGGAATCCAGGCGTCATCTCCAGTGCGCCCAGGAAGTGCATCTTGGGATCCGTCATGCGGTCCTTGCCGTAGCGCGCCGCCACGCCATCGTAGTCGAGCACAAAGGCCTGCGGCACCGGGCGCAGGTGTGCTGCCAGCTCCAGGTTGAAACGGTGAAAAAGCTCTTTCTGACCCGGCGCCTCCCGGAAATCGCGTACCCCGAAGGGGGAGAATGCCGGCACGGGCAGGTTGTGCACCAGGACCATCCCCCCCAGCCGCCTGACGATCTCCGACGCGATCGTGCAGACCTCGCCGAGCAGCTCCCCCAGGCGGGCCTCCCGCTCTCCCGGCGTGAGGCGCGGGAGCTGCCCCCAGAGGTCTGGGGCCAGGAATTCCGGGTGAAGCGCCAGCACGGTGACCTGGGGCGCGAACCGGTAAAGGCCACTCTGGAGGTCGAGGACCTCCTGGTGGGCCTGGCCCAGCTTCCCGACATACATCTCGACGGCGATCCCGGCGTGGTGGCAGCAGTTCCTGACTTCCTCGGCCAGGGGCGAGATCGTGAAGTTGCTCAGGAACGCCACTCGCACCGAAGACCCCTGTGTAGTCACGCGCGCCCGCCCCGTCACCTCAGAGCATCACCTGACCGCCGCAGACCAGGACATTCACCCCCGTCAGGAAAGCAGCGTGCCCTCCGGCGAGGAACAGGATCACCCGAGCCACATCGTCCGGGGTCGCATTCCGTCGCAGGGGGGTCTGACCGGCGACGATCTCTTTCAGCTTCTGCGGCACCCGGGCCGTGAACTCCGTCTCGGTCAGGCCGGGGGAGACCAGGTTCACGGTGATCCCGTGCGGTCCGAGCTCGACGGCGGCCGCCTTCGACAGGCCGACCAGGGCATGCTTGGCAGTGACGTATGGAGCCAGCCGGGGCGGCGGGCTCCCAACAGCGTACACCGTTGCAACATTAATGATGTGCCCCGATCCCCGCGAGACCATGGGCCCGGCGACGGCCTTCATGCACTCGAAGGCCCCCCGCACGCCGACGTCGATCGCTTCCTGAAAGGCGCTCCAGTCCGTCTCCAGGAGGCCGCGGAGGGGGGCGGGGGCCCCTGCGTTGTTCACCAGGATGTCTATTCGGCCGAAGGTTGCGAGGAGCTGTTCCACCATCCGCTCTACTTCTTCCCGCTTCGACACATCGGCCTGGAGCCCCATCGCTCGCCCGCCGCCTGTCTCGATGGCCCTCACCACCGAATCGGCCCCGGCCTGATCCGCCCGGTAGTTCACCCCGACACTTGCCCCGTGGGCCGCCAGGATCCGAGCCGTTGCCGCCCCGATCCCTCGGCTTCCTCCGGTCACCAGCGCCACATGGCCGGCCAGGTCTACCCGTCCCGCGTCCCCTGCCATGATCACTGGCCTTCGCCCCTGGCAACCGGCGTCAGCGCCCCCAACACCTTGATCCTGGCCTGTCCCTCCACCAACAGCTCGCCGCTCTGGGAGATGATCCTGGTCCTGAGGTCGACCACGCCAACGCTCCCATGCACGGCGATGACCTCTCCCTGGACCAGAAGCGTCTCCCCGATCACGGCCGGGCGCTTGAATGCGAGGTCCTGCGTGAGGTACAGGGTCAGCCCCCCGAGCCCCTCCCCAACCAGTCGCGAGAACAGGCCGGCCATAAGCATGCCCTGGATGAGCGGGCCGCCGAAGCCAGCCCGACGGGCGGTCTCCGGATCGAAATGGAGCGGATTGCGATCCCCGGTCAGGCGTGCAAAAGCCTCGACGTCATCCTCGGTCACCCTCCGCTCGAATTGGACCCTCGATCCCTGGACTGGCCATGCCGTCTTCACGCGTCCCTCAAACAACCTCCCCGGGTTCGGGCCATCAGCTGCCACGACTTCCCAGCGAGCTTTCGCGGAGCAGAGAGCGCTCTGAAACGTACCACACCACCAGCCCGAGCAACAAGTTCACGACCGTGATGAGGAGCAGGATGCTCGAGAAGACGACCGCCTCCTCCCAGCTCCGCCCTCCCCGCTCGAAGAGCAGGATCATTGCAGCGTCCCGCGTGCCCAGCCCCAGCACGGAAACTGGCACAATGGAGACCACCGATCCCACCGCCATATAGCCCACCCCATCTGCCCATGTCAGGCCGATCCCGACCCCCCGCGCGAGGCTCCACGACAGGCACCCCGTCAGCACCCACGAGCCCAGTGAGAGCACCGCCACCTCGATCCAAGCCCTCATGGATATCCGCGAGAGGCGTCCCGCCTGCTCGAGGACCGCATCTCCGAGACGCCTGATCGGACTCGTCTGGCGAAGGCCTCGTAGGGGCCGCTCCATGAACCGGTGAGCCGGCGAATAGGCCATCCCCCTGAGCGCACAACCCGCCACCACACACCCCGCCAGGCCGCAAACGATCATCGCCCAGGGACTGACTTCCCCGGGCCTGGAGAGCAGCGCGACCGCAGCCAGCACCAAGAGGACCCACAGGTGAACCCCCCGCTCACTGACGACCGCCAGGACCGCTGCCCCGCCCCGCACCCCCAGTCGGCTCATGTGCAGGGCCCTGGCGAACTCCCCCACGTGACCCGGCGTCAGCATGCCCCAAAACAATCCAATCCACAGACTCGCAAAAGCAACCGGCATGGTCGAACGGCCGCCGAACAGCCGGATGATCTGGTGCCACTGCCACGATCGAACGACGATAAGGCCGACAAACAGGAGCGCCGCCAGCAGCCCGTTCCCCGGCTGGAGCGAACTCATCCGGCGCGCCATCCCGGCCAAGTCCAGCCGCGGCAGGATCATGATCAGAAGCACCAGGCCGACGATGCGCAGGCCATGATGCGTCACCCAACGCACCGGTCCCGCCCCTCCAGGACGTCAGCCCCGGCTCCGCATGCCCCGCAGGAGCCGTAGGCCAGCGCCACCGCCGGTGAGGGAGACCAGGTAGAGCAGGTAGGCCTTCCAGGCCGCCGGGTCGAGCTGCAGGCTCCGCTGCAAGGCCTGCCGGGCCCTCTCAAGGTTGCCGGCCTCAAGGTACACCTGTCCGAGCTGGCGGTGCAGGTCGCCCAAGCGGCGCCTCGCCCGTCGTCCGAGGGCCCCCACGAGATCCGGGAAGTCCCGAGATATCGACTCCAGGATCCAGATCATCTCCGTGAGCGCCACCTCTTGGTTTCTGCTGGTCCCCGTCCCGTCAATCCGATAGGCCGCCAGGGGGGTCCTGACAAACTCCAGTTCGTACCGCGCGGCGACCCTCAGCCAGAGGTCGTAGTCACCGCCGATACGTAGGCGCTCGTTGAAGAGCCCGACCTCCTCCAGACACGACCGCCTTGCGACGACCGTTTGCATCGGAATGAACGACCCCAAGAACAGTTCTCCAAAAGCCCTCCCCCGATGGGGAGAAAAGCGACGAAAAATGGTGTCGGGGAGAAACCGGGAATCACGAAGCAGATAGGTGTCGGAGTAAACGAGGCCTACCTCCGGGCGCCCCTCAAAAAGCGGCAGTTGGGCCGCGAGCTTTCCATCGAGCCAGATGTCATCCTGATCCTGGAACGCGATGAATTCGCCAGAGGAAGCCAGGATCCCGCGATTGCGCGCGTGCGAGTTCCCCCGATTTGGCTGGCGCAGGTAGGTTACGGGGCCTCCTCTGTAGTTTCGGACTACCTCCCCCGTGCCATCGGTCGACCCGTCATCGACGACGATGACCTCCAGTTCCACGCCGGTCTGGCGGAAAACGCTGTCCAGGGCCTCCTGGATGTACAGGGCTCCGTTGTACGCCGGGATGACCACACTCACCAGAGGCATCCTGAGGCACCCTCATCTCCCCCGTGAGGGCGTCAGCCCATCACAGGCCATCGGGATGTCGACAGCCGCTGGCCGGGTCCTGCTCCGACATGCCGTGCAGGCCCTCTCGGAGTCCCAGCGTCCGCAGCCCCAGCTCTCGTTCAAGCTTCTCGGTCGACAGCGAGGTGTTAGGGGGACGAAGGACTAGCTCTGGAAACGCGGGGCTGCCCACCGGGACGATCTTCTCCGGATCCAGCGAGAAGATCTCCGCGACAGCCAGGCCTAGCTCGTAGCGGCTGACAGTATCGCGACCCGCGACGTGAAAGATCCCGGACCTCTCCGCCTCCACCAGCGCCCAGACCGCCTCCGCACACCACCGGCTCGACAGCGGGTTTTCCCGCACATCCGTAACGAGACGGACCTGTTCCCCACCCCTCAACTTCCCGAGAAGCCATGTCACGGGATTCATCCTCGCGCATGGCAGGTGCCATCCATACATCAGGATCGGCCGGACGATCGTGCAGGCCTCCCCAAGGCCCTGAACGATCTTCTCGCACTCCACCTTCATCGCGCCATATCTGTGGATCGGGTTGGTGGGGGCCTCCTCGGCATACGGAGCCGCCGTGCCGTCGAAGACGGCGTTGCTCGAGATGAAGACCAGCCGGGCCCCCCTCGCCTCGCACGCCTCCGCGATGTGGGCGGTCGTCTTCACGTTGGCCTCCCAGGCCTCCCCAGGGTGGCGCTCCACGTAATCCACGACCCCGATGCCGGCCGTGTGAATCACCACGTCCACATCGAACTGGCGGAACAGATGCGCTACCTCCTCCCGCGCCCGCAAATCCACCCGCCCGTATCGCGCCCGGGCATTTTCCACCCGGTGCTCGCGCAGGTGGACCGCGACCACCTCATGGCGGCCCCGGTTCGTTCCCACCAGCGCGTGGCCGAGAAGCCCCGTCCCGCCCGTGATGAGGACCACTCCCGACTTCTTCCCGGCCATGAGATCTCCACCCTCAGTCCCGAGCGGTCTCCCTCACTGCCAGATCCTTCGCTGCAGCTCGAGGGCCACTCGTATGCACGGCACCGACGCGAACAGGAACGTCTCGCGAGCCCGATGCTCGGGTAACTCCGACAGGAGCATCTCCCCAAGGAACTGGGGCAACATAAGGAGGAGCAGCCGGGGATCGAAGCCGGCTTCGCGCGCGTACCCCTCCATCAGGCGAAGCACAAGATCTCCTCCCCCACCCTCCTGCAGGAAAAACCTCCTGAAGCTCTCCTCCTCGGCCATCGTCCCATAGTAGTCCAGGGCGAGCTGGCACGCCAGAAAGAAGAGGTCGCGGAACGGCGGACCACTCGACTGGCAATCCTCCCAGTCCACCACCGCCACCGAGTCCTCTCTCAACAGCACGTTCGCGTGGGTAAAATCCCCGTGAACAGCGCCTATCGGAATCCGGGTTCCCAGAAAGCGCACAGCCCTGCGCGGGAGCTCCTCCAGATCCGGCTCGTATCCCCGGAGCGTACTCGCAAAGCGTTCCATGACCCTCCGCACCGTATCCTTGAAGGCCCGGTCGATGAAGCAATCGTCGATCACGGCCTCGCCGACGTTGGTTTCGGCGTGAAACAGGCTCAACCACTCGAGCGCACATGAGACGAACCGGGATACGCGGTATCTCCTGTACCATTCGTAGTGCCTGAAGGTCCGCCCTCCGAGCGGGCGCCCGAGCACAACCGTCTCGCAAAGGAGCCGACGTCCATTGAGGTCTGCGCACAGGAGAGGCCGGGGGACCGTCGCACGGCACGACCGCAGACGGAGATAAATTGTCGAAAAATTTCGGTACTCCCGATCGATCCCCTCGCGGTATGAAGGGTCGGAGCTGACCTTCACCAGGAAAGACGGAATTTCCCTGTCATTACAGAACACGAGCCATGATACAGAGGATCGGCCTCCCGAGCGCGCTCCCAGCCTCAATAACCTGAGCCTTCGCGGTCGGGGCTCTGTGGAGAGGTCGGGCCAGGAGGCGAGCAGGAATTCCTCAATCATTGATGGACACGGTCCGGCTTTTCGCCGATGACCAAGTACCACGGAGCGATCAGGTACTTGCCCCCGCACCACATCAGAAGGCGAAGCAGCGCTGAGCGGCGCCAGGTTACTGCCGGTGAGACCAGATACTTCAGAAAGAACCAAACAGGTCCTCTGCCCTCCAGGGGAACCAAGGCCTGGTTTCGCCCCAGGTATGGAAATAACCCGTAGGTCTCGCTCCGGCGAAACCCCGCGCTCAACAGCGCAGACCGCGCCCGGGGCCAGACGGGCATTCCGAGTCGAGGCCAGCCAGGCCCCACGAGGGAGAGCTCATTCTCCAAGACGAGGCAGGCCCGACCCCCCGGGCACAACACCCGCCAGACCTCCCCGAGCGGGCCCTCCAGCAAGGTCCGACCGGAGAGCCCTCCCACCCAGAGCACCAGATGGAAGCTGCCGTCCTGAAAAGGAAAAGAGCCCCATGGCTTTGTCCCCTGGCCAGAGCCGTCCTTCCCCGGACCCTCTCGCCTGCCCGCGGGGGGCACCTCTTCTAGCCGTGCAACCCGGCATCCTCGTGTTGACAGCTCCCATGCAAGCCTTGGCGGGATGGGCCCACCAACGGCCAGCACCTGTTGGCCTGCGGGGCCGGGCAGGACGAGCAGCAGGTCATCGAGCACGGCCCCAGGGTCATCTGAGGTCCTGGATTGAACCCTGCCTGCGAGCCCCAGTTCCGTGCCCCCTCTCCTGCGGACGACACGGTCAGACCGCATCGCTGAAGCGCACGATCTTCGGCGCGATCATCCAGCCCAAAAGGCCCGCCCCGTGCGGAGCGAAGCCGGGCCAGCCCGTCACACGTCACCTCCGCTCTCTCCGAAGCAGGGCGATCTGGTC
This Candidatus Rokuibacteriota bacterium DNA region includes the following protein-coding sequences:
- a CDS encoding SDR family oxidoreductase, translating into MAGDAGRVDLAGHVALVTGGSRGIGAATARILAAHGASVGVNYRADQAGADSVVRAIETGGGRAMGLQADVSKREEVERMVEQLLATFGRIDILVNNAGAPAPLRGLLETDWSAFQEAIDVGVRGAFECMKAVAGPMVSRGSGHIINVATVYAVGSPPPRLAPYVTAKHALVGLSKAAAVELGPHGITVNLVSPGLTETEFTARVPQKLKEIVAGQTPLRRNATPDDVARVILFLAGGHAAFLTGVNVLVCGGQVML
- a CDS encoding acyl carrier protein; the encoded protein is MDEMDRRFREAVAEVLKVAPEQINDESSPKTVPSWDSLNHLLLVAHLETVFDTEMTTEEVVGIGCIADLRKILEAHGVRF
- a CDS encoding HAD-IIIC family phosphatase; amino-acid sequence: MRVAFLSNFTISPLAEEVRNCCHHAGIAVEMYVGKLGQAHQEVLDLQSGLYRFAPQVTVLALHPEFLAPDLWGQLPRLTPGEREARLGELLGEVCTIASEIVRRLGGMVLVHNLPVPAFSPFGVRDFREAPGQKELFHRFNLELAAHLRPVPQAFVLDYDGVAARYGKDRMTDPKMHFLGALEMTPGFLNLLAREHLRYLKPLCGLVRKCIVLDLDNTLWGGVVGEVGVGGLALGPVPPGNAFLAFQQALANLSQQGVLLAINSRNNMADAMEAIREHPHMVLREEQFAGIRINWQDKVSNMRELATELRLGLDSLIFIDDDPAERLAMRLRLPEVLTPEWPSDPARYPRALQELDELESLGMTEEDRGRAAFYHAERERAHLRGEAATLEEYLARLEMRARVADLTASDFPRASQLTLRTNQFNLTGGRYAEADLRRVLGDGSRGLGLWLRDRFGENGLVGLCLLAPRGRAWEILGFWMSCRVLGRGVEQTLLAVALEEARRGGAEAVEGTFVPTAKNAPAAAFYPQQGFEPVEAGGLRFRLPLQRPLPPVPPWVKLEP
- a CDS encoding glycosyltransferase; translation: MVIPAYNGALYIQEALDSVFRQTGVELEVIVVDDGSTDGTGEVVRNYRGGPVTYLRQPNRGNSHARNRGILASSGEFIAFQDQDDIWLDGKLAAQLPLFEGRPEVGLVYSDTYLLRDSRFLPDTIFRRFSPHRGRAFGELFLGSFIPMQTVVARRSCLEEVGLFNERLRIGGDYDLWLRVAARYELEFVRTPLAAYRIDGTGTSRNQEVALTEMIWILESISRDFPDLVGALGRRARRRLGDLHRQLGQVYLEAGNLERARQALQRSLQLDPAAWKAYLLYLVSLTGGGAGLRLLRGMRSRG
- a CDS encoding phosphotransferase, whose product is MIEEFLLASWPDLSTEPRPRRLRLLRLGARSGGRSSVSWLVFCNDREIPSFLVKVSSDPSYREGIDREYRNFSTIYLRLRSCRATVPRPLLCADLNGRRLLCETVVLGRPLGGRTFRHYEWYRRYRVSRFVSCALEWLSLFHAETNVGEAVIDDCFIDRAFKDTVRRVMERFASTLRGYEPDLEELPRRAVRFLGTRIPIGAVHGDFTHANVLLREDSVAVVDWEDCQSSGPPFRDLFFLACQLALDYYGTMAEEESFRRFFLQEGGGGDLVLRLMEGYAREAGFDPRLLLLMLPQFLGEMLLSELPEHRARETFLFASVPCIRVALELQRRIWQ
- a CDS encoding SDR family oxidoreductase, with product MAGKKSGVVLITGGTGLLGHALVGTNRGRHEVVAVHLREHRVENARARYGRVDLRAREEVAHLFRQFDVDVVIHTAGIGVVDYVERHPGEAWEANVKTTAHIAEACEARGARLVFISSNAVFDGTAAPYAEEAPTNPIHRYGAMKVECEKIVQGLGEACTIVRPILMYGWHLPCARMNPVTWLLGKLRGGEQVRLVTDVRENPLSSRWCAEAVWALVEAERSGIFHVAGRDTVSRYELGLAVAEIFSLDPEKIVPVGSPAFPELVLRPPNTSLSTEKLERELGLRTLGLREGLHGMSEQDPASGCRHPDGL
- a CDS encoding MaoC family dehydratase — encoded protein: MTEDDVEAFARLTGDRNPLHFDPETARRAGFGGPLIQGMLMAGLFSRLVGEGLGGLTLYLTQDLAFKRPAVIGETLLVQGEVIAVHGSVGVVDLRTRIISQSGELLVEGQARIKVLGALTPVARGEGQ
- a CDS encoding flippase-like domain-containing protein, whose translation is MRWVTHHGLRIVGLVLLIMILPRLDLAGMARRMSSLQPGNGLLAALLFVGLIVVRSWQWHQIIRLFGGRSTMPVAFASLWIGLFWGMLTPGHVGEFARALHMSRLGVRGGAAVLAVVSERGVHLWVLLVLAAVALLSRPGEVSPWAMIVCGLAGCVVAGCALRGMAYSPAHRFMERPLRGLRQTSPIRRLGDAVLEQAGRLSRISMRAWIEVAVLSLGSWVLTGCLSWSLARGVGIGLTWADGVGYMAVGSVVSIVPVSVLGLGTRDAAMILLFERGGRSWEEAVVFSSILLLITVVNLLLGLVVWYVSERSLLRESSLGSRGS